A genomic window from Pseudomonas argentinensis includes:
- a CDS encoding S8/S53 family peptidase, with protein sequence MLRRPLLRPVFSALLVASIAPSALAAEPLRLKHLYRCEDALDTQRQTFCLTARGVSDGQLQVVLDGKALPASAVRRGDGLRITLESKSYQSGPLWLKQGNQVSNPVWLSMAGSHVVAARPGEVAENMDGLNTYVDLVSVVIEEDAQGLDTAKALARKYGAEVVGAIAPLNTYQLRLPAKDLVQRDAMVLRLGSELSVDAVVIEESSAEEQEAQAGASQEDQLGEEEWAANRFVDAVNYYQRRIPSKRSPITTKPVRIGLIERNVDFDAPDFRDYLGAAERQGHTPHTRLYSRDADKPDGHGSTVAGILAARWNDGGNTGFLRGLDGAGPGFEVIVDRNSDAGITANIAASVNLVEDGVRVLNWSWGIHRIGAKNIHGDEVDSLVRSGVAMSGYEELLEEFFLWLRREHPDVVVVNSAGNGASFSGADDYRLPSSFVTEQLFVVGGHQRSEHKDVAVDDPAYVTRRSSSNVDTRVDITAAACVRASTAKENQQGSVHCGTSYATPLVAGVVAALMSINPDLHPDQLRMLLRRSAMTIGEEFDFEPTDADDLTAPILPSERGFDLNDKDIGRSARLDMQKALDLTVRSLNNKQ encoded by the coding sequence ATGCTCCGCCGGCCCCTGCTGCGCCCCGTCTTCAGCGCTCTGCTCGTGGCGAGCATCGCGCCCTCGGCACTGGCGGCCGAGCCGCTGCGGCTCAAGCACCTGTATCGCTGCGAGGACGCGCTCGACACCCAGCGCCAGACCTTCTGCCTCACGGCTCGCGGGGTGTCCGACGGCCAATTGCAGGTAGTGCTCGATGGCAAGGCGCTGCCCGCCAGCGCCGTCAGGCGAGGAGATGGGCTGCGTATCACACTTGAGAGCAAAAGCTACCAGAGCGGCCCGCTGTGGCTGAAACAGGGCAACCAGGTGAGCAACCCGGTGTGGCTGTCGATGGCCGGCAGCCACGTAGTGGCCGCCAGGCCAGGTGAAGTGGCAGAGAACATGGACGGTCTCAACACCTATGTCGACCTGGTCAGTGTGGTCATCGAGGAAGATGCCCAGGGCCTGGACACCGCCAAGGCGCTGGCCAGGAAATATGGCGCCGAGGTGGTCGGCGCGATTGCGCCGCTCAATACCTATCAGCTGCGCCTGCCGGCCAAGGACCTGGTTCAGCGTGACGCCATGGTGCTGCGCCTGGGCAGCGAGCTGAGCGTGGACGCCGTGGTGATCGAGGAATCCTCCGCCGAGGAGCAGGAAGCGCAGGCGGGCGCGAGCCAGGAAGATCAGTTGGGCGAAGAGGAATGGGCCGCCAACCGCTTCGTCGATGCGGTCAACTATTACCAGCGACGGATTCCCTCCAAGCGCTCGCCCATCACCACCAAGCCGGTGCGCATCGGCTTGATCGAGCGCAACGTCGATTTCGATGCGCCGGACTTCAGGGATTACCTCGGCGCCGCCGAGCGCCAGGGCCATACACCGCACACCCGCCTGTACAGCCGCGACGCCGACAAGCCGGACGGCCACGGCTCCACCGTGGCCGGCATCCTCGCCGCGCGCTGGAACGATGGCGGCAACACCGGTTTCCTGCGCGGCCTGGACGGCGCCGGCCCGGGCTTCGAGGTGATCGTCGACCGCAACTCCGACGCCGGCATCACCGCCAACATCGCCGCCTCGGTCAACCTGGTCGAGGACGGCGTGCGGGTGCTGAACTGGAGCTGGGGCATTCATCGCATCGGCGCCAAGAACATTCACGGCGACGAGGTCGACTCGCTGGTGCGCTCGGGCGTGGCCATGAGCGGCTACGAAGAGCTGCTGGAGGAATTCTTCCTGTGGCTGCGCCGCGAGCACCCGGATGTGGTGGTGGTCAACTCCGCCGGCAACGGCGCCTCGTTCTCCGGTGCCGACGATTACCGCCTGCCCTCCTCTTTCGTCACCGAGCAGCTGTTCGTGGTCGGTGGCCACCAGCGCAGCGAGCACAAGGATGTCGCCGTGGATGATCCGGCCTACGTCACACGGCGCAGCTCATCCAACGTCGACACCCGCGTGGATATCACCGCCGCCGCCTGCGTGCGCGCCTCCACCGCCAAGGAGAACCAGCAGGGCAGCGTGCATTGCGGCACCTCCTACGCCACGCCGCTGGTGGCGGGCGTGGTGGCCGCGCTGATGTCGATCAACCCGGACCTGCACCCCGATCAGCTGCGCATGCTGCTGCGCCGCAGCGCCATGACCATAGGCGAAGAATTCGATTTCGAGCCTACCGATGCCGACGACCTGACCGCGCCGATCCTGCCGTCGGAACGCGGCTTCGACCTCAACGACAAGGACATCGGCCGCTCCGCCAGGCTGGACATGCAGAAGGCCCTGGACCTGACCGTCAGAAGCCTGAACAACAAGCAGTAA
- a CDS encoding transcriptional regulator, producing MTTHPQTHNWDLVERMLHEVQNGAGQPFVPRRCAEELADALQQAGKPIDNLDSLKAQADDYEATLLDGGFIAPRPEAEGGNGENFVLTPRGAQLLSMIDSTFPGEEHPREVLDRHGLAALTPEVFDGLAPRATLV from the coding sequence ATGACGACTCACCCGCAAACCCATAACTGGGATCTTGTCGAGCGTATGCTCCACGAGGTGCAAAATGGCGCCGGCCAGCCATTCGTGCCACGCCGCTGCGCCGAGGAACTGGCAGACGCGCTGCAGCAGGCCGGCAAGCCGATCGACAACCTCGATTCGCTCAAGGCCCAGGCCGACGACTACGAGGCCACGCTGCTCGACGGCGGTTTCATCGCACCACGCCCCGAGGCCGAGGGCGGCAATGGCGAGAACTTCGTGCTCACCCCGCGCGGTGCGCAGCTGCTGAGCATGATCGACAGCACCTTCCCGGGCGAGGAACACCCCCGTGAAGTGCTCGACCGCCATGGCCTGGCGGCGTTGACGCCCGAGGTGTTCGATGGGCTGGCGCCACGGGCGACGCTGGTCTGA
- a CDS encoding substrate-binding periplasmic protein codes for MKGWAIGLLLVAINATADELRIGFGTHKPPYIFEGEHRGLEYDIVVAAARAAGIKVVPSYAPMERLHRALGRGELDGIATTRSQSGVASFYSQPYIRYDNVAVALKARGYRIERIADLGHYSVRAFQRARVMLGEEFQRMAEANPRYHEEAQQIARNRFLYSGRVDVVVADRRILRYFNRDVYHQVDVSQPITEYPLFPPTSYQLGLRDRSMRDRFDRGLADIITSGEYGEIERRYALY; via the coding sequence ATGAAAGGGTGGGCAATCGGGTTGCTGCTGGTGGCGATCAATGCCACGGCCGATGAGCTGCGCATCGGCTTCGGGACGCACAAGCCGCCTTATATCTTCGAGGGCGAGCACAGGGGGCTCGAGTACGACATCGTGGTCGCCGCTGCCCGGGCAGCCGGTATCAAGGTGGTGCCGTCCTACGCGCCGATGGAGCGCCTGCACCGGGCGCTGGGGCGTGGCGAGCTCGACGGCATCGCCACCACGCGCAGCCAGAGCGGCGTGGCGAGCTTTTATTCCCAGCCCTATATCCGTTACGACAACGTGGCCGTGGCCCTGAAAGCCCGTGGTTACCGGATCGAGCGGATTGCCGACCTGGGCCATTATTCGGTGCGTGCTTTCCAGCGTGCGCGGGTGATGCTGGGCGAGGAGTTCCAGCGCATGGCCGAGGCCAATCCGCGTTATCACGAGGAGGCCCAGCAGATCGCCCGTAATCGCTTTCTGTACAGCGGCCGGGTGGACGTGGTGGTCGCCGACCGACGGATCCTGCGTTATTTCAACCGGGACGTGTATCACCAGGTGGATGTCAGCCAGCCGATCACCGAGTACCCGCTGTTCCCGCCAACGTCCTACCAGCTGGGGCTGCGTGATCGATCGATGCGCGATCGCTTCGACCGGGGGCTTGCCGACATCATCACCAGCGGTGAGTACGGGGAAATCGAACGCCGCTACGCCCTGTATTGA
- a CDS encoding LTA synthase family protein — translation MRSLSPWLQRPTSVLLVLVMLFIALPLLSRYSLGWSHPFGYLSDLAIGSLLLWLTLRRRLLLGIPLAVSWVVLNLGTVELVSAVGRMPEPADLHYLTDPQFLSHSTQGGGLTHPWLASASILAALAFLLLLAARPPVRKPSLAWLLAPLALLAAHAVYQYRSPSEADQWVQFNLPHKWLAEGLSFAQLEVEDWMSRGQPNSPPDITGLTRLDMDGAPLLGPGRARNVLIVTLEGIPGAYIDASRRAIGSPYQADLMPRLSAWAERGMLTSDYVLHAHQTIRGLYAMLCGDYDKLASGTPKGLELLGNAERAAQCLPAQLRDNGFSTHFLQGAGLRFMAKDQIMPRMGFDKTLGRDWFRNTPYLDFAWGMDDRAYFEGALSYVDGLRKQKTPWMLTLLTVGTHQPYSAPADYLERHDSAKQAAIAYLDDAIGDFLDGLHQRGVLDDTLVVVTSDESHGIENVRLASAWGFNLMLAPEQAQLPSLKGGVYGHIDLTASILDYLALPLPANIAGRSMLRDYAHGRKIISYTNGLLREHDGQGTLTECNFQQVCRRYASPGFIAEHAEYLGRVSGKPARQVSLRAELLDRSLTDGQDNQVLQFASTERIRLRTTPGDDWADNLIGAQYLELPKGTQTRVTLEINALSMSEAGATLRLKTKEFDRDVLINVPPIPRLKKGQPVELNFAFDNLDTRKAFSFHLLGEGQGAIEITDFRVETRPIETEMLAAKVEEEPEQLTQ, via the coding sequence GTGCGTTCTCTCAGCCCCTGGCTGCAGCGCCCGACCAGCGTCCTGCTGGTACTGGTTATGCTGTTCATTGCATTGCCGTTACTCAGCCGCTACTCGCTGGGCTGGTCCCACCCGTTCGGTTATCTCTCCGACCTGGCGATCGGCAGCCTGCTGCTCTGGCTAACCCTGCGCCGCCGTCTGTTGCTGGGTATTCCACTGGCGGTGAGCTGGGTGGTGCTCAACCTGGGTACCGTCGAGCTGGTCAGCGCCGTGGGCCGCATGCCCGAGCCTGCCGACCTGCATTACCTGACCGACCCCCAGTTCCTCAGCCACTCGACCCAGGGCGGTGGGCTCACTCATCCCTGGCTGGCCAGCGCCTCGATCCTGGCGGCCCTGGCGTTCCTGCTCCTGCTCGCCGCTCGGCCGCCCGTGCGCAAACCCTCGCTGGCCTGGCTGCTGGCCCCCCTGGCGCTGCTTGCCGCCCACGCCGTCTACCAGTACCGTAGCCCCAGCGAAGCGGACCAGTGGGTGCAGTTCAACCTGCCCCACAAATGGCTGGCCGAAGGGCTCAGCTTCGCCCAGCTGGAGGTCGAGGACTGGATGAGCCGCGGCCAGCCCAACAGCCCGCCGGACATCACCGGCCTGACCCGCCTGGACATGGACGGCGCTCCGCTGCTGGGACCAGGCCGCGCGCGCAACGTGCTGATCGTTACCCTGGAAGGCATTCCCGGCGCCTATATCGACGCCAGCCGTCGGGCCATCGGCAGCCCTTATCAGGCTGACCTGATGCCGCGCCTGAGCGCCTGGGCCGAGCGCGGCATGCTCACCAGCGACTACGTGCTGCACGCCCACCAGACCATTCGCGGCCTGTATGCGATGCTCTGCGGCGACTACGACAAGCTGGCCTCGGGAACGCCCAAGGGCCTCGAATTGCTGGGCAATGCCGAGCGCGCCGCCCAGTGCCTGCCGGCCCAGTTGCGCGACAACGGCTTCAGCACCCACTTTCTGCAGGGCGCCGGGCTGCGTTTCATGGCCAAGGACCAGATCATGCCGCGCATGGGCTTCGACAAGACCCTGGGCCGCGACTGGTTCCGCAACACGCCATACCTGGACTTCGCCTGGGGCATGGACGACCGCGCCTATTTCGAAGGCGCCCTGAGCTACGTCGATGGCCTGCGCAAGCAGAAGACCCCGTGGATGCTGACCCTGCTGACCGTCGGCACCCACCAGCCCTATTCCGCGCCGGCCGATTACCTGGAGCGCCATGACAGCGCCAAGCAGGCCGCCATCGCCTACCTCGACGACGCCATTGGCGATTTCCTCGACGGCCTGCACCAGCGCGGCGTGCTCGACGACACCCTGGTGGTGGTGACCTCCGACGAATCCCACGGTATCGAGAACGTGCGCCTGGCATCGGCCTGGGGTTTCAATCTCATGCTGGCGCCCGAGCAGGCCCAGTTGCCTTCGCTCAAGGGCGGCGTCTACGGGCATATCGACCTGACCGCCTCGATTCTCGACTACCTGGCCCTGCCGCTGCCGGCGAACATCGCCGGGCGCTCGATGCTGCGTGACTACGCCCATGGCCGGAAGATCATCTCCTACACCAACGGCCTGCTGCGCGAGCACGACGGCCAGGGCACGCTGACCGAATGCAACTTCCAGCAGGTCTGCCGGCGCTACGCCAGCCCGGGGTTCATCGCCGAGCACGCCGAGTACCTGGGCCGCGTCAGCGGCAAGCCGGCGCGCCAGGTCAGCCTGCGTGCCGAGCTGCTGGATCGCTCGTTGACCGATGGCCAGGACAACCAGGTGCTGCAGTTCGCCAGCACCGAGCGCATTCGCCTGCGCACCACACCGGGCGATGACTGGGCCGACAACCTGATCGGCGCCCAGTACCTGGAGCTGCCCAAGGGCACCCAGACCCGCGTGACCCTGGAGATCAACGCGCTGAGCATGAGCGAAGCCGGCGCCACGCTGCGCCTGAAGACCAAGGAATTCGACCGTGACGTACTGATCAACGTGCCGCCGATACCGCGCTTGAAGAAGGGCCAGCCGGTCGAGCTGAACTTCGCCTTCGACAACCTGGATACCCGCAAGGCGTTCTCCTTCCACCTGCTCGGCGAAGGCCAGGGGGCCATCGAAATCACCGATTTCCGCGTCGAGACGCGCCCGATCGAGACCGAGATGCTGGCTGCCAAGGTCGAGGAAGAACCCGAGCAACTGACCCAGTGA
- a CDS encoding S1 RNA-binding domain-containing protein produces MAVIGRMNSLQVVKHTDFGLYLDGGPDGEILLPKRYIPKETPSEVDDWLNVFVYLDSEDKLIATTDKPRVQVGEFASLKVVDINRVGLFLDWGLPKDLLLPHSEEKRPLQIGDYCVVHVFVDKRSRRITATARLDRYLDKVPATYQAGEEVDLLVVEPTDMGFKAIINGKHWGLIHKNEVIGYMRGGIRQPGFIKEMRSDGKISLALQPVGQQVADSLGEQILQRLRDSGGVLELSDKSAPERISAMFRVSKGNFKKAIGGLYKQGLIRIHDERIELVK; encoded by the coding sequence ATGGCTGTTATCGGACGTATGAATTCCTTGCAGGTCGTCAAGCACACCGACTTCGGTCTGTACCTCGACGGCGGGCCGGACGGCGAGATTCTGCTGCCCAAGCGTTACATACCCAAGGAGACGCCGAGCGAGGTGGACGACTGGCTCAACGTGTTCGTCTACTTGGACAGCGAAGACAAGCTGATCGCCACCACCGACAAGCCCAGGGTGCAGGTCGGCGAGTTCGCCAGCCTCAAGGTGGTTGACATCAACCGCGTGGGCCTGTTTCTCGACTGGGGCCTGCCCAAGGACCTGCTGCTGCCGCATTCGGAAGAAAAACGTCCGCTGCAGATCGGCGATTATTGCGTGGTGCACGTGTTCGTCGACAAGCGCAGCCGGCGCATCACCGCCACCGCGCGCCTGGATCGCTACCTGGACAAGGTGCCGGCTACCTACCAGGCTGGCGAAGAGGTCGACCTGCTGGTGGTCGAGCCCACCGACATGGGCTTCAAGGCGATCATCAACGGCAAGCACTGGGGCCTGATCCACAAGAACGAAGTGATCGGCTACATGCGTGGCGGCATCCGCCAGCCGGGCTTCATCAAGGAAATGCGCAGCGACGGCAAGATCAGCCTCGCCCTGCAACCGGTCGGCCAGCAAGTCGCTGACAGCCTCGGGGAACAGATCCTGCAGCGCCTGCGTGACAGTGGCGGGGTGCTGGAGTTGAGCGACAAGAGCGCGCCGGAGCGTATCAGCGCGATGTTCCGGGTCAGCAAGGGCAACTTCAAGAAAGCCATCGGCGGCCTGTACAAGCAGGGCCTGATCCGCATCCATGACGAGCGCATCGAACTGGTCAAGTAG
- a CDS encoding tyrosine-type recombinase/integrase: MPLTALQVKNAAPRERDYGLADGAGLFLWIRAAGGKSWRFRFRLDGKQSHISLGTIEKVTLAQARQHASEARQLVAQGRHPGLERKVARAQAAVSRANTFKSLALEWHQHKSPRWSAGYATDVIEAFELDIFPQVGSFPLAEIKPMQWLQVFRRIESRGALEKLRKVRQRCQEVYRFAIATGRVEYNPIADIGGALQTPTSRHYPFLPIAELPDLIHSFQACPGHDVVKIATRLLILTGVRTAELRGAPWSEFDLDKELWVIPAERMKMRRAHSVPLPKQAVAALRELEGITGGYTLAFPGRNDPAKPMSEAAINQLLKRSGYDGRATGHGFRHTMSTTLHEQGYRSEWVETQLAHVDKNSIRGTYNHAQYLEGRREMLQWYADLLDSLPSNRVVVSAVSGERNT; the protein is encoded by the coding sequence ATGCCTTTGACGGCACTACAGGTTAAGAATGCCGCTCCACGTGAAAGGGACTATGGGCTTGCCGACGGGGCAGGCTTGTTTCTCTGGATTCGTGCAGCGGGTGGCAAGTCGTGGCGCTTTCGATTCCGCTTAGATGGCAAGCAGTCACACATTTCGCTTGGCACCATCGAAAAGGTCACTCTTGCGCAGGCGCGACAGCATGCCTCCGAGGCCCGTCAGCTTGTGGCACAGGGGCGACATCCTGGGCTTGAGCGAAAGGTTGCACGAGCACAGGCAGCGGTCTCACGTGCGAATACTTTCAAAAGCCTGGCGTTGGAGTGGCATCAGCACAAGTCGCCTCGTTGGTCAGCAGGTTATGCCACTGATGTAATCGAGGCCTTCGAACTCGATATCTTTCCGCAAGTCGGGTCTTTCCCGTTAGCTGAAATCAAGCCCATGCAGTGGTTGCAGGTCTTCCGCCGTATCGAGTCCAGGGGCGCTCTCGAAAAACTGCGCAAGGTTCGGCAGCGTTGCCAAGAGGTTTATCGTTTTGCGATTGCCACTGGACGTGTTGAGTACAACCCCATCGCAGATATTGGAGGGGCGCTTCAAACCCCAACGTCTCGACACTACCCCTTCTTGCCCATCGCAGAGCTACCCGACTTGATACACAGCTTTCAGGCATGTCCTGGGCACGATGTGGTGAAAATCGCTACCCGCCTGCTCATTCTGACAGGGGTACGAACTGCTGAGTTGAGGGGAGCGCCCTGGTCTGAATTCGATCTTGATAAAGAGCTATGGGTCATCCCCGCTGAGCGAATGAAAATGCGCCGCGCGCATTCTGTGCCTTTGCCTAAACAGGCAGTGGCTGCATTGCGTGAGTTAGAGGGCATTACTGGCGGCTATACCCTTGCATTCCCTGGCCGGAACGATCCAGCCAAGCCCATGAGCGAGGCTGCCATAAATCAGCTACTCAAGCGCTCTGGTTACGACGGTCGTGCTACAGGGCATGGGTTCCGCCATACGATGTCGACCACTTTGCATGAACAAGGATATCGCAGCGAATGGGTCGAAACTCAGTTAGCGCATGTGGACAAAAACAGTATTCGCGGCACATACAACCATGCCCAGTATTTGGAGGGGCGTCGTGAGATGCTCCAGTGGTATGCGGACCTTTTGGATTCATTACCATCGAACAGGGTGGTCGTTTCCGCTGTATCGGGGGAGCGAAATACATGA
- a CDS encoding helix-turn-helix transcriptional regulator: MASQQISPLLLRLPGVCALVGLSKSQIYRLIRAGDFPPGVSLGANSVAWPAERVNAWIAEKIKASQG; this comes from the coding sequence ATGGCTAGTCAACAAATCTCACCTCTACTGCTTCGTCTGCCTGGCGTCTGTGCTCTGGTAGGGCTTAGCAAATCTCAGATCTACCGGTTGATCCGGGCCGGCGATTTCCCCCCAGGCGTTTCCCTTGGTGCGAACTCTGTGGCTTGGCCAGCGGAACGTGTGAATGCGTGGATCGCTGAAAAAATTAAAGCGTCGCAGGGGTGA
- a CDS encoding replication initiator protein A translates to MSSDHGRIVREARPGESWAEVEARVSGKCIQDQARPGESWQEFKARRREIYKSKKPEEVELVDCFVSADSVAIKDGRHFMDVALFRMSKREKRAGEIIRYNLVDGYVEVKAGPDGMATIWDYDIVLMLLSHLTESMNRFKNGRGAMPGRIFTMHVSDVLRFSKRGDGGSQSERVESALDRLKGTIIKSVFSRAVGKEKLLMREVKSEGLISGYRVLSVTGSGRVDRVEVELSNWIYLQVTRSPRSAVLTLSSEYFLIESAVGRFVYRLARRAAGNDRARWGFKTIYERSGVTRFKEFCRTLRRLIRLNNLPEYELREEAGQSGPQLIMTRRGWDSGCG, encoded by the coding sequence TTGTCATCCGATCATGGGCGTATCGTAAGAGAGGCTCGCCCTGGTGAGTCTTGGGCGGAAGTTGAGGCTAGGGTTAGTGGGAAGTGTATACAAGATCAAGCGCGTCCAGGTGAGTCATGGCAAGAGTTTAAAGCTAGGCGTCGTGAAATTTATAAAAGTAAAAAGCCGGAAGAAGTTGAGTTGGTTGATTGTTTTGTATCAGCTGACAGTGTTGCTATCAAAGATGGTCGGCACTTTATGGATGTTGCACTGTTCCGCATGTCCAAAAGGGAAAAGCGTGCTGGTGAAATAATACGCTACAACTTGGTAGATGGGTATGTCGAAGTGAAAGCAGGGCCTGATGGGATGGCAACGATTTGGGACTACGATATTGTGCTGATGCTGTTATCGCATTTGACCGAGTCTATGAATCGCTTTAAAAACGGGCGTGGGGCAATGCCGGGCCGTATTTTTACCATGCATGTCTCGGATGTGCTGAGATTTAGCAAGCGCGGCGATGGTGGTAGTCAGTCGGAAAGAGTTGAGTCAGCATTGGATCGCTTAAAGGGAACCATAATCAAAAGCGTATTTTCTCGTGCTGTAGGTAAGGAAAAGCTCTTAATGCGAGAGGTGAAAAGTGAGGGTCTTATTAGTGGGTATCGTGTGCTTTCCGTCACGGGCAGCGGTAGAGTTGATCGCGTTGAAGTTGAATTATCTAATTGGATCTATTTGCAGGTGACGCGCAGTCCAAGATCTGCGGTTCTTACTCTGAGTTCAGAGTATTTTCTTATCGAATCTGCTGTGGGACGCTTTGTTTATCGATTGGCCCGGCGTGCAGCGGGGAATGATAGGGCTCGGTGGGGATTCAAAACGATATATGAGCGAAGCGGAGTTACTCGCTTTAAGGAGTTTTGTCGAACCCTAAGACGTCTCATTAGGTTGAATAACCTCCCTGAGTATGAGTTACGCGAGGAGGCTGGACAATCCGGGCCGCAATTGATCATGACGCGACGGGGTTGGGATTCGGGCTGTGGATAA
- a CDS encoding STAS-like domain-containing protein has product MKPEKVFNVAEYTDTPIGRNSLDGPKNGADYRDNFIIPALIDYQTIKLDFSETIGTTPSFLEEIFGGIIRSKVLSPTELRRRVIVISKYESVKRNVKKYIDEAAAKLN; this is encoded by the coding sequence ATGAAGCCTGAGAAAGTCTTTAATGTAGCAGAGTATACCGACACACCAATCGGACGAAACTCCCTCGACGGTCCAAAAAACGGCGCCGACTACAGAGATAACTTTATCATACCTGCGCTTATAGATTACCAAACAATTAAGCTTGACTTCTCGGAAACTATTGGCACAACACCCTCCTTCCTTGAGGAAATTTTTGGGGGTATCATAAGGAGTAAAGTTCTTAGTCCAACCGAGCTCAGAAGGCGCGTTATCGTGATCTCGAAATACGAAAGCGTTAAAAGGAATGTAAAAAAATACATCGACGAAGCAGCAGCCAAACTGAATTAA
- a CDS encoding sensor histidine kinase, with protein sequence MYTITLPKDLSVFSDIKRYALYKLLRQISDTPKEAKILLDFRRLSTLKISAIIILFAHLEILIESRAQMRIRWHPSLDERINETLDKLGFWELLGGNYTPKENTIKICSISHQQKENDDKRPLKEAIRYAERAISSYEPSSPAEETDALLFEAVSESFSNVWQHAYASDIEKRHSTLPVAIKSQKWWIALQHVDDQLFMAVYDVGVGIPASTQKKSWYRSLSAEVLSRLKGMSLDSIDIQTALEYGNSRYRTQGRGNGLPAVKRFVEINPNGQLHIMSGKSLYRFRSKGKAENWMNLQNKFPGTLIQWNFALTDANGDSDEA encoded by the coding sequence TTGTATACCATTACCTTGCCCAAGGACTTGAGCGTATTCTCCGATATTAAACGCTATGCACTTTACAAGCTATTACGCCAAATTAGCGATACACCTAAAGAAGCAAAAATACTGCTAGACTTTCGTCGCCTCTCAACACTAAAGATCTCAGCAATTATAATTCTTTTTGCGCACTTAGAGATACTTATTGAATCGCGCGCACAAATGAGAATAAGGTGGCATCCATCCCTGGATGAAAGAATAAATGAAACGCTTGATAAACTTGGATTCTGGGAGCTCCTTGGGGGGAATTATACCCCAAAGGAAAATACCATAAAAATTTGCTCCATATCTCATCAGCAGAAAGAGAATGACGATAAGCGCCCACTGAAAGAGGCAATCCGTTACGCTGAACGCGCAATTTCTTCCTACGAACCAAGTAGTCCCGCTGAAGAAACAGACGCCCTTTTATTTGAAGCCGTCTCTGAATCATTTTCAAATGTATGGCAACATGCATATGCATCTGACATCGAAAAGAGACATAGCACTTTGCCAGTAGCGATTAAATCTCAAAAATGGTGGATTGCTCTTCAGCATGTTGATGACCAGCTCTTTATGGCTGTATATGATGTTGGGGTGGGCATACCTGCAAGTACCCAGAAGAAATCATGGTATAGATCACTCAGCGCTGAGGTGCTATCCAGATTAAAAGGAATGAGCTTAGATAGCATTGACATTCAAACTGCTCTAGAGTACGGGAATTCAAGATATCGAACTCAAGGCAGAGGCAATGGTCTACCTGCCGTAAAACGTTTTGTTGAGATAAACCCAAATGGACAGCTACACATCATGTCAGGTAAGAGCCTGTATAGATTCCGCTCCAAGGGTAAAGCAGAGAACTGGATGAACCTTCAAAATAAGTTTCCTGGAACTTTAATTCAATGGAATTTTGCTTTGACCGATGCAAATGGTGACAGTGATGAAGCCTGA